The sequence ATGGTAATACGATAGTTGACTATATTTTACAACGTACACTTAACCCGTATCCAACAATCCTTGTTCGTGCCTAGAGGACATAATTAAAGTTAAATGTTACAATAACAGtaatatttaagtttaatatttaattataaaacaaaaaaggagACTTACGTAAACTGCAACACTGCTGCATAATGCTAAAACCACAATAAAAAAGTTCCACATATCGATCTCTCACCGCGTTCAATACTAATCAAAACGGATACATATCGACGTTTAAATACTACCATTCTAAAACACACacatattaaatgaaattacgtATTCCCGATAACATACACGTTTTGatattttgcttaaaattacagctttaattataatttagagGTTTTATTGTCCCGTATCTAGTATTTAATCTTTTCATTATGTTCTATCAAATTGTCTATCGGTGACATGAATTTCAATGTCCTCGTGACCTTTTGATAATTTTGGATGAATAGTAACAACCCAATTTATGGAAAAGTAAATGAGccacttaaaaataacatagtttaaTATCTATGATATATAAGGTACAATTTGTAAGCGAATATACAATAGACCAATTAAGCAAAATGTATATACAGGTAACAGTAGACCACAATATTCCATAAGACCGACAGCAAAATATTGAAACTCGTAACTTCATAGATCTTCTTTGTTGATTACAAGTTTGGGCTCACACGAAGTCAAactgaaacaaatgaagaacGAGTATCTTTTAAAAATCTGTGTTAACAATTTACAGCACAAGTCTTCTGCTGAAATAGTATTAAGTAAAAGTAGTTATGTCATTTTAAAACTGAGAATCACTATGACAAAACCATCATAACTCAGTTGCCACTCATCATAGCCCAGCCCAGTTAAGACATTGTATAAagtataaaaagataaaaataaaggtcGACATACATCAGGAGACTTTTCCACGGTACACTTGAAGATCAGAGCAGCCCTCTCGCAGCCTTTGTCCCCATCATTGACAGGAATGTCATTTACTGAAAACGTGACATTTATATGAGTCACACAATTAAATAACATGCCCAGAATAATCTTCACTATTTGGGTTTTCCAGATTAATTTTGTCAAATTGCCAGCTTTAAAAGTGACTAACATGGAGGTAATAGGCCTGGCTACTGCCTTCTActaacttcattattttgatgaaGCTGTAGAATTTGATGACAGTAGTAGTTGTTCAGTGCATAATGTGCTAACAGACTATGGTTATAAGCTAAGGTAGCAGCTTAGGTACTCATCCTCTGACTCTATGCATACGAATTTCATATAAAGTCTAGGTATAGGAAGATAGTAATTTCGAAATCAATAAAGTAATCAATTCTGTAATAGCTCATGGCTGGATAATCATAATGGAGCATTATCGTCAACGCATGCATTGTTCTTGTAGAACATTTTCATAATGCAATCGAATGAAAATTGCATCGATACCTAAGTAAGTACTCGATTCAAACACCGCTTATTCATGTATTCAACCAAGAAACTAAGTGAATGTTTTGAGTGATATAGATAACAAGAtagataaaattttgtttgtatgtgacTTATATTCCAGGCTTTGCACGACCTAGgatttcatcattatcatatcaACCAATTGCCGTACACTGCTGAATGTAGGCCTCCCCCAAGGAACGCCAATCATCTTGGTCAAGAGCAGCTTGCATCCATCCCCTGCCCTAGGTGCATTTGGTACATCaaaattttaccaaattatCGCATTTACTTACCGCTTTTGCAGGCATCCGTAAATTCTTCACTCTTCCTCAATTTTTCAGGATCGTCAGATAAATATTTTCGCGTCATTTCATTCACGCCTTCAACGGATAAGAAACCCTGCTCGTCCATCTGTAATTTGATTAATCCAGGTTTTATAGATACTTAATAACTGGACCATtactatttttacataattaatgtgTAACTGCCGTCCATGCAGGTAAACTGTATGGTTGGTATCAGATTATTTCGCTTTGTTAGAttccttaaaattattaaaatctatttcagttattacaaaaaatgcgaCCTCATTTACATAAACTTCACGCAGATAATCCAATTTTAATTAACACACTTCGTGCTCCATCcagatttaacaaaaaaagttcccacatacaaaattacaaaagttaGCATCATCGGATTCATAGAAAAACAAGGTTTCCGGTGAATAAAGACCATTAGCTGTAATCGTTGCGTCGAGAAGCCTTTGTACAGGTTAAAATGTACACAATGACTGGACCGTGTAATTGGTATACTTATCATACAACCTTGCGTAATTTTACACAACAGTACGTTGCTGGGGAACACACTGAAACTGCAGTTCTGAGATCATTGAGTACTAGCACAGATTTATAAGTACCTCAGCTACTTAttggcctagccttttcccaactatgatggggtcggcttcagcTGAGTATCTACCAATCTTTTataaagagcgactgcctacctgaccttctcaacccagttaggtacccgggcaaccccataccgtaagactggttgtcagatttactggcttctaactactcgtaacgacagccaaagatgttcaaatgacagctcaACTACTAGTAGGTCCCTTATTGTCCCACAGCCATCATTTAGATTCGgaattcaaattttaaattaaaccaacTCCCTACGCCAGTAATATTCTTGCTGGGTTGGTTACGTTACTTCTACTGCCCAGCAGAAACTAATTAGGTAGAGGTTCAATGAGCAGTTCGCATGCACTTTCCCCTTTCTTCACTCTCGAATCCAGTTGAAAAGACTTATCGTTATCTACAAGCCAGCAGCCTATATACTTATGTAATGAAAACCTTGTTTATCACGTATAGCACGTGCTATGAAATATGTAGGTGCTTAAGTGTTTGAACAAATTAACCTTTGAGTTGAACTGTCTGAAAATTGGCGATTTCATTGATAATAATGACAGGTTTTCTATCAGTAGTTaggaatattaaaaatagaCGATACATGTCATGCTTAAtcagcttttattttaaaaacacgtTTTGATTTCACTTGTAATTTCACTAGTAATCATCGTCAGTTTTCAACGGCTTTCAATCGGCTTAGGCAACACTTTTGTTTGGAACAAAAGCCctaccaatatattttttagtatagCTGAAATGctcattacatatttataattatgtgcTAACAAAgtatattaaagttaaaaataataacacactgaattatataaatatttttaggttgttgaccttgtttatttttaactaagtagtttcattattttaattgtttttatttttattattttcttttctttttcactATGCTACTACTACTATTCATGACTTAACATCCGCCTTGTTAAGTGCGttattaggtaatttaaatTCCCGTGcaaaaatggtttaaaattttacttttatcatAATTCAAGTTTCGCTATAGCATGTGCATCGAACagtttaaaaactataaatacatctaataatattaacaaaaactaCAGGAATCTATCAGATTCTCACCATTCCAGCTTTCTTATAGACGCAAGCAAACAGGCATTGTATGGACTCATTGTCAGGCATGATCTTGCGTTTGAGCTGAACCATGTCACCCGCTGTGATGGGGTAGTTACTTGAACACTCTATTATCATCTCCACATATTTCATCTTCAGGTCTTCTAAGGATGATGCCTGAAATGATAATTGTTAAACGTAattagtttacaaaataaacaaaagtttgacccgtgtttaaaaaaaaaacaaagttacaCGTGTTGAAGGGCGCTTTCACTTTTTTTGTAACAGGCATGGATAAGAAAAATATGATAGGTCACCATTACAATTAGTTTTTCGGTAGGTACATTAATGGCTTGTCACTATGACGACATTTACCTACGCAATGAAACGTTTGAcattatgagaaaaaaaaaacgaaaataataattatgttcgaAAAAAATTCTATGCACTTTCTTATAGAGGGATGAATTTTACACACACTTAGCTTAGAcaaatacttaggtatgtagcttatatcaaaaacaaataatacaaaccTGAACTTTCAAAGATAACACACCACACaagaacacacaaaaaaataaattaaacatggcTGCGAACTAAATCTCTCGCATTTGTTAGGCAAATGTGTGAAATGAAACAAATTATCCTCTATATATGAGTTAACTGCAATTGTGAACCACTGGGTAACTACAAAGGCATTCATGTAGCCACAGTTAGTAatccattttataaatattaactaaaacATTTGAGGAGCCAATTTCACTCTTACTGCAAAGAATTTAAGTTCTGGTTTGCATGCAGTAAAATTTTGTGAATAACCCGCTTTgtttgctattatttatttcacaatactTTTGTTGACGCTACATTTGAATTATTGACAAATAATGTGTTTCATCCGGTGACAATGTATCAAGACTTAGTAAGCACAACAATACATACAAAGAATACaagtaatacaaataaatctatGAAACAGTTTCTTGCAATCCCAGGATCAACCATTTCGCTCATTTCGCCTGAAATTATTCGGCTAATAATCAAAATTGATAAACTTTAGTTTATCTTGAACATTGCCGTTAAAACATCGAACTATTGGTTATACTTCTAGTCTTCGGTTATTAGGTTATAGTTACTACTGATGGGagacatttttcaaaataaaaatatatcctaaaaccaaaaaaataacctttgcaacaaaacaaaagatcAAAACGTACATTGTACTTTGGCTTCCCATAATTTGGACATTGGGTGTGTCAGTGTGTTATTGTGACATTGAAACCTACGTCTGAATACTAAGTCATGTGACATCCTTAATTTGATGTTACGAAAAGTAATTACATAGTTACTGATATACCATTACTGCCTTGTTACTATATAAATACAGGAATGtccaaaaaattacattaagtcTTTGGATTTCAATTTGGTAGCAGTATTTAAGGAGCCCTTATAAACGTCCATCAAAATGTTTAAATCATCAGTGTTTCTGTGTTGTGTATTCTATTTTGCCATCACGCCGTATTTAGCTTCTGTAAGTACAAGCTTTACTTATTACCaacaattaaatatgttttactcATTGTACACATATAAGAAACAATCAAAACctaaaacggttttattatgttatttgcATCTATACCACAAATTATTCCTGATCTTAAGTGTCTGTAAAACTTATCCATGTTTGCTTCCAATGCCATACATTTCATTCACACGCATCATATTTGCAAAACTAACACCCAATAATCTGATGACCATTCTATTTGTTCTCAAGGCTATGACAGCAGAGCAGAGGGCACAGATCCATGCACACTTCGAGACTGTGGGCATGGAGTGCAACAAAGGCAGTAACATGATCACGGCTGACGATATCGCCAGCCTTAGGGCTAGGAAGATACCTGCAGGACCAAATGCCCCTTGCTTTTTAGCGTGCTTGTTGAAGCATATTGGTATTGTAAGTATAAGAATATATCTTTGCCTTAATTCTATAATGCATAAAAACTTATCGTATTTGCAAAGtagacaaacatttttttttaaatgtgtttctTTCCGCTTTTTATAGATGGACGACAGTGGCTTATTGCAAAAGGAGACAGCTCTTGAAATGGCCAAATCTGTGTTCCAAGATCCTGAAGAGTTGAAACAAATTGAAGATTATCTCCATTCTTGCTCTGGTGGTAAGTACTACAATATATTCCATCACTCATATCGGGTGGGTCATATGATAAGAACTGAAATCCTTAGGCCTAGTTATGATTAGACTTAAAACCTACATTGGTACAAATCACAGCTTCATTCAATTGTTTGGTATAATCTTAAGCACCAAGTGCTGAAAagaatgttttataaaatatatatatcaaaTATGATTTTTTGCCATAGATGATTTGAGATTTAGACTAGATTACATTCAAATCTTCTTCTGAAGTTGgtagaaataatttatctttatccTTTACAGTTAACTCCGAGTCTGTAAGTGATGGAGCAGCAGGCTGCGAACGCGCTATGCTGGCTTACAAATGCATGACAGAGAACGCTTCTCAGGTAACGCCTTCCCTCTCTGACGCGTTTGCGTCCATTCTAGATTATACATAGATCTGTAAGCTATGTGTATGCATATAGGCtgataataaaaagttttgcagAAAATCCGAAATACATAAAGAAAGATAAGAccgtataatattaataatattatattaacgaTAAATCTTTTGCCAAATAACCATGTCTGAATAATCGTTGTTTTGACATAACAACTTTCTAAAATCATGGATAgtttaaatattgacatttaTTATATTGCCATTTGTTACAATATCTCCTccctttatcatcatcatctttcgaAGTGTAGGTAAAGTTATTAACCAtattttttccttgtttttcaGTTCGGTATCGATGTTTAAATGCAAACTGGCTGCAAAGAAAATTCTAGATCCAAGGACACggcatgttttattttaaggtcTAACACGaatgtataaattaaattgttttatttattattgtgagTGTATTAAATggttattcaaaaataatgcTATGTTTGTTTCTccttgtatgtaggtaattccTTAATCGGATTGCTGGATGCTTAATAGGATTGgagatattattaattaatacgtTATTATTAACgaaaattgctttatttatatattaactagtgctaatttcataaacataataagtaattaGAAACAAATATCATTGGACTGCATTTTGCGTTGTACACAATCAACTCCTCATTGGTAGATTTTCTTAAAATGGCATCTGTAAAAaaggattaaaatattatgatttaagtattttcctttttaatttCAAGGTTTTTTATCTCGATACATTATATTGCTACATAAATAGAAAAATGTACACAATTGCCCTAAGGTAGTAAAACCTTCACAATCCAGTTGAAAATCTCTTATTATGCCATAAAAACTGTCATAgtggtaataaataattatgtacttatcttCATCAAAATAATTCCTATACTgaagtgaaaataattatttttgttggtacGCTTACCTCAGCTTTGTGTTCCAAGAAGCAAGCTAACAGGAGCTTTGCCCTCTCGCAACCTTCCTCTCCGTCACTCACAGCCTTCTCGTTCACTGAAATTGAAGATATTGGGTTATGAAAAAGTTAAGATTCCGTTCAAATGAAGGCTTTGGGAATTAAGTGTTAGGAAACTCAAGGAACCTATGTTAAGGAACCTAGGTTATATTGAACGAGTTTGTgtgttgaaaaatataaagataaaaaatttgATATTAGGGACTAGGATATTAGGGTTAGGGACTTAATAACAAATACCTAGTTCCTTTTTTATAATCAGAGATCTAACGTTTTTACTAACCGTTGCGGAGTATATTCAAATACATCGTCTTAAGCAATCCCAAATGTTAcgagttttcattaaaaaat is a genomic window of Helicoverpa armigera isolate CAAS_96S chromosome 16, ASM3070526v1, whole genome shotgun sequence containing:
- the LOC110379343 gene encoding uncharacterized protein LOC110379343, with protein sequence MFNLFFCVFLCGVLSLKVQASSLEDLKMKYVEMIIECSSNYPITAGDMVQLKRKIMPDNESIQCLFACVYKKAGMMDEQGFLSVEGVNEMTRKYLSDDPEKLRKSEEFTDACKSVNDIPVNDGDKGCERAALIFKCTVEKSPDALTEEELKLQFTKLIMKCNKDSEVDMQELMQLQSYVVPTKTATKCVLACAYKAASVMNAEGLYDIDHAYKVAEMMKNGDEKRLTNAKKMADICVKVNDIKVSDGEKGCDRAALIFKCTVENAPKFGFKL
- the LOC110379347 gene encoding general odorant-binding protein 19d produces the protein MFKSSVFLCCVFYFAITPYLASAMTAEQRAQIHAHFETVGMECNKGSNMITADDIASLRARKIPAGPNAPCFLACLLKHIGIMDDSGLLQKETALEMAKSVFQDPEELKQIEDYLHSCSGVNSESVSDGAAGCERAMLAYKCMTENASQFGIDV